The segment CAGTTGTGACAGACTTTAACCCAACTCCTACTCCACTCGAAAGCAATGAAGCTTTTGATTACCAAGACCGCACTGAGCTGCAATTACTTGATAAACAAAAAGAAGTGCTTCACCTTCAAGAGAAACAGATTCAGGCTGGATATCTACCTAATATATCAGCAGTAGGTACCTATGGATTTATGGGTTTTGGACAACCTGATCAGGATTTTTATGAACACTACGATTTTAGTTATGTAGGGCTAAAAGCAAGCTGGTTACTGTTCGACGGCTTTACAAAAACAGCGCAGACAGCACAAAAAAGAATAGAACAAAAACAACTTGAATCCAGCATGGAGCTGACACGTCGAAGCATTGAAAACGAAAGAATAAATGCCCTATCCAAATTACGGGTTCACCACCAAGAGGTAATCAATCAAAAACAATCAATGGAACTAGCCTCTCAGGTCTATAATGATATCAAACTACAATACAGTGAAGGAGTAGTGGGTGTACAAGAAATTATCGAATCAGAAAACGAATTGACCGAATCACAAACAAACTATCTCAACTCTTGGGTTCATCTACAACAAGCCAAACTAGATCTAGCCAAAGCAGAGGGAGCATTATTAAATGACTATTAAAACAGTAATCAACATATCAAAATGAAAAATAATAAATCGAAAATAACAAAAATCGCAATTGCAGTAGGAGTAATTGTTTTGCTAGGCGCATGGTCGATCCATACCCTTTTGGGCAATTCTGAAGAAGTAGAAAAAAAAGTTTACGTTCGTGATTTTGCAATCAAAGTGCCAGTAAAAGTCGCACAGGTAAGCAACCAAAATCTAAAAGAAAGCAGAAGATACTTAGGAAGCTTTAAAGCCAACAAAGAGATTACAATTACCTCGCAAACACAGGGTGAAGTAATCGGTATCTACGCTGAAGAAGGTGTCAAGCTCAAGAAGAATTCACTCATTGCAAGGGTAGATTCAGAGCAAATCGATTTTCAACTCATAGCTGCCAATGCTGCATATCAAGATGCAAAAAGAGAATTTGAGCGCTATGAAAAATTGACCAAGCAAAATGCAGTGGCTGATATCAATCTGGAGAAAGCCGCGCTACAATTAGCAACCGCAGAAAGTCAACTCAAAATTCTCCAGAAGCAACAAAGCCATACCCGTATCAAGGTTCCTTTTGCAGGTACATTGGTAAAGAGAGAGTTTGATCTAGGTTCGGTACTTGCTCCGGGTATGCCATTGGGCACGCTGATAGATATTTCAGAACTAAAATTGGTAATCAGCATTCCAGAAGAAAAAATTCGAGCTTTCAAAGAGGGGGATGATTTGACTGTTCATTCTGATGTCTATCCTACACAGACTTATGCAGGAGTGGTTACGGCTGTTAGCGCCAAGGCAGACAAGGCACATAAGTTCGATGTTCAGATCAAAATCAAAAACTCTGATGAATATCCTCTAAAATCAGGTATGTATGGGTGGGTTGAACATCAATACGGTAATCAATCTGAAAGTTTATCAATTCCTGTCACAGCACTGATGGGTTCTTCTAAAGATGCAAGTGTGTTCAAAGTCGTAGATGGAAAAGCCCAACTACAAAATATCCAAATTGGGATCCGCACTGAAGACTTCATCGAGGTAAAAAAAGGTTTACAAGCCAATGAAACAGTAGTAACCAATGGTCAGATCAATTTGAGCGATGGAATAATCGTAACTTATTAATTAACAGGTTAATAAACTTTCATAGATATGAATATAGCAGAGTTTTCAATTAAGCGGCCATCCTTCATTTTGGTGATATTTATACTCACCTCTCTGGCAGGATTGCTGACTTATAACAAAATAGGATATGAGCTAATCCCTGAGATGGACATTCCTGTCATGACGATCACAACCATATATCCCGGTGCAGCACCATCTGAGGTCGAATCATCTGTCTCCAAAAAGATAGAAGATGCCATATCAGAGCTAGACAATCTAGATGAAATCAATTCCAAATCGCTGGAAAGTGCCTCCATCGTGATTGTTAACTTCAAAAGTGGAACGGATCTAGATTTAATGGTACAGGATGCGCAGCGCCAGATCAACAATATCCTAGCAGAGCTACCAGAGGATGCCGAAGCACCTTCTATCTCTAAGATTTCTCCAAATGACATGCCGATTTTACAGATCAGCGCGACTTCCAATCTGGACGGAAAATATTTTTATGCCCAGATGGATGACAAACTAATTCCGGAGCTCCAGCAACTCAAGGGTGTGGCAACCATACAAGTGATTGGTGGTGATCAACGGTCTATTAACGTGAGCGTGGATCCAGAAAAGCTGCACTACTATAACCTGTCTTTGCTAC is part of the Reichenbachiella agarivorans genome and harbors:
- a CDS encoding efflux RND transporter periplasmic adaptor subunit — protein: MKNNKSKITKIAIAVGVIVLLGAWSIHTLLGNSEEVEKKVYVRDFAIKVPVKVAQVSNQNLKESRRYLGSFKANKEITITSQTQGEVIGIYAEEGVKLKKNSLIARVDSEQIDFQLIAANAAYQDAKREFERYEKLTKQNAVADINLEKAALQLATAESQLKILQKQQSHTRIKVPFAGTLVKREFDLGSVLAPGMPLGTLIDISELKLVISIPEEKIRAFKEGDDLTVHSDVYPTQTYAGVVTAVSAKADKAHKFDVQIKIKNSDEYPLKSGMYGWVEHQYGNQSESLSIPVTALMGSSKDASVFKVVDGKAQLQNIQIGIRTEDFIEVKKGLQANETVVTNGQINLSDGIIVTY